A single region of the Brachypodium distachyon strain Bd21 chromosome 3, Brachypodium_distachyon_v3.0, whole genome shotgun sequence genome encodes:
- the LOC104584061 gene encoding uncharacterized protein LOC104584061: MEPQGGYKNGSLQPSLYPLTGFVPGKSIQPLGQIELLMTFGDATNHRTELVRFDVVDMEASFNAILGRTTLNRLCAAVHHNFLCMKIPGPKGVITVRGKQSSDRKMLYRHETKCAEKGE, from the coding sequence ATGGAGCCACAaggaggatacaagaacggttcCTTGCAGCCGTCGCTTTACCCCCTAACCGGCTTTGTCCCGGGCAAGTCCATCCAGCCGCTCGGCCAAATCGAGCTCCTCATGACCTTCGGAGATGCCACTAATCACCGGACCGAGCTCGTGCGtttcgacgtggtggacatggaggcctccttcaacGCCATCCTTGGCAGAACGACCTTGAACCGCCTCTGCGctgccgtccaccacaacttcctGTGCATGAAAATCCCAGGCCCGAAAGGCGTGATCACGGTCCGTGGTAAGCAATCCTCCGATAGGAAGATGCTATATCGCCACGAGACTAAGTGCGCCGAGAAGGGAGAATAG